The Streptococcus marmotae genome contains the following window.
TCAAAGAATTTCTTGATTTTCTTCAACTCGGCTGGACGGTAACCCAAGGCCTCCATTGCTTCCATAGCTTCATTAAGAGCAGTATTGGCGGATTCCTCAACAGCTAGGCTTGGCACTTCAGCTTGCTCTGATAAGACAAATTTGCCTTCCAAATCAAGCACCATTTGCTGGGCTGTTTTTTTCCCAATCTTTGGAAACTTAGTCAAGTAAGTAATGTTTTTCTGTTCAATCGCTCGCACCAAACCGTCGTTGTCATCTACTGCAACAATCGCAAGAGCAGTTGTGGGGCCAATTCCTGATACAGAAATTAGGTTCAGAAAAACTGATTTTTCAGCCTCTGTTCGAAACCCATACAAGAGGTGGGCATCCTCACGAATAACCTGATGAGTGTAAATCGTCACCTGCTGATTCATGTCACCTGAGTAGGCATAGGGATTGGCAACTTGAAGAATAAAACCGATGCCACCTACTTCGACCACAATATATTTAGTTGTTATTTTCGTTAAGATTCCTTTGATATAATCGTACATAATCTCTTTCTCTCTAATATTTACCTAGTTCACGAAGACTGGTATGATTTTCCTGAATGCGGCGGAACATTTTTTCCATATCGGACGTTGTAAAATGAACCAAGACGGGTCGCCCATGCGGACAATTATAAGGATTTTTACAGGTCGCTAATTGGCGCAATAAATGCCGAGCGGAATAGTCATCTAAGGTATGATTAGCCTTGATTGATCGCTTACAAGACATCATAATCGCTAGTTCTGCTCGATACCGCTTGATAGACACCTCATCCGTGAGTAAGAGCATGTCACACATCTCATAGACAGCAGATTCAATCTCGTCTTCTTTCATCCAAATGG
Protein-coding sequences here:
- the ruvA gene encoding Holliday junction branch migration protein RuvA produces the protein MYDYIKGILTKITTKYIVVEVGGIGFILQVANPYAYSGDMNQQVTIYTHQVIREDAHLLYGFRTEAEKSVFLNLISVSGIGPTTALAIVAVDDNDGLVRAIEQKNITYLTKFPKIGKKTAQQMVLDLEGKFVLSEQAEVPSLAVEESANTALNEAMEAMEALGYRPAELKKIKKFFEGTTDTAENYIKSALKMLMK